The Chitinophaga lutea genome contains the following window.
CAGGTGACGGGAGGTCACGAACTTGCCGTCTTTACCAAAGAAAGGAGAGTTGTTGATGCTGAACAGCATGTTCATGGTCGGTTCGTCTACGCTGATAACCGGCAGCGCTTCGGGATTTTCGAAATCTGCGATGGTATCGCCGATACCGAAATCTTCGATGCCTACTACCGCACAGATGTCTCCGGCAATAACTTCCTGTACGCGTTTTTTACCAAGCGATTCGAAAACATATAATTCACGTACACGGGTCTTTTTGATGGTGCCGTCTACCTGCACGAGGCTGATAGGCTGGTTTTCAGCGATCTTGCCGCGGGTTACTTTACCTACGGCGATACGGCCGAGGAAAGTAGAGTAATCGAGGGAAGTGATCTGCATTTGCAGGGTGCCTTCGTTTATTTTCGGCTCGGGAACGTGCGTAAGGATGCCGTCGAGCAGGGGAATAATGTCTTCACGGGGTTCCAGGGAATCGTTGAACCAACCGTTTTTACCGGAACCATAATAAGTGGGGAAGTTCAATTGGTCTTCCGTGGCGTCCAGGTTAAAGAACAGTTCAAACACGGCGTCGTGCACTTCATCAGGGCGGCAGTTGGCCTTATCCACCTTGTTGATCACCACAATCGGCTTCAGGTTAAGCTGAAGCGCTTTTTGCAGTACGAAGCGAGTTTGCGGCATGGGGCCTTCGAATGCGTCCACCAGCAATATTACCCCATCCGCCATTTTCAGCACGCGCTCCACCTCCCCACCGAAGTCGGCGTGGCCCGGAGTGTCTATCACGTTGATTTTCACGCCCTTGTACATCACGGACACGTTTTTGCTGAGGATGGTGATACCGCGTTCCTTTTCCAGGTCGTTGTTATCCATGATCAGTTCACCCGTTTCCTGGTTGGAGCGGAAAACGTTCGTAGAGTGCAGGATTTTATCCACCAGGGTAGTTTTTCCGTGGTCTACGTGTGCGATAATGGCAATGTTTC
Protein-coding sequences here:
- the typA gene encoding translational GTPase TypA, producing MQIRNIAIIAHVDHGKTTLVDKILHSTNVFRSNQETGELIMDNNDLEKERGITILSKNVSVMYKGVKINVIDTPGHADFGGEVERVLKMADGVILLVDAFEGPMPQTRFVLQKALQLNLKPIVVINKVDKANCRPDEVHDAVFELFFNLDATEDQLNFPTYYGSGKNGWFNDSLEPREDIIPLLDGILTHVPEPKINEGTLQMQITSLDYSTFLGRIAVGKVTRGKIAENQPISLVQVDGTIKKTRVRELYVFESLGKKRVQEVIAGDICAVVGIEDFGIGDTIADFENPEALPVISVDEPTMNMLFSINNSPFFGKDGKFVTSRHLRDRLMKETEKNLALRVHDTETADSFMVYGRGILHLGVLVETMRREGYELTVGQPQVITKIIDGKKCEPFETLVVDVPQEFASKVIDLVTRRRGEMLIMETKGEMQHLEFEIPSRGLIGLRTQMLTNTAGEAVMAHRFNDYKPWKGPIPGRNNGVLCAKEGGTTTGYSLDKLQDRGSFFVDPGEEVYKGMIIGENNKPGDLVVNPNEGKKLTNMRASGTDGAANIAPKILMTLEECMEYIQQDECIEVTPNHIRMRKTILDEEERKKYQKMLKAEEVS